The proteins below are encoded in one region of Shewanella putrefaciens:
- the deoA gene encoding thymidine phosphorylase, with the protein MFLAQEIIRKKRNGLALSSEEIQFFVKGITTNAVSEGQIAALGMAVYFNDMNMDERIALTIAMRDSGTVLNWQSLGLNGPVIDKHSTGGVGDVISLMLGPMAAACGGYVPMISGRGLGHTGGTLDKFDAIPGYQTEPSSELFRKVVKDVGVAIIGQTGDLVPADKRFYSIRDNTATVESISLITASILSKKLACSLDALAMDVKVGSGAFMPTYEASEELARSIAAVANGAGTKTTALLTDMNQVLASCAGNAVEVKEAIDFLTGAYRNPRLYAVTMGLCAEMLLLGGLATDEADARAKLNRVLDNGRAAEIFGKMVSGLGGPVDFVENYSKYLPQSQIIRPVFADTQGFAHSMDTRELGLAVVTLGGGRRKPGDALDYSVGLTQVCALGDKIDSSTPIAVIHAQSEAAFAEAENAVKKAIHIGETAPEKTPEIYAYIRASDL; encoded by the coding sequence ATGTTTCTAGCTCAAGAAATTATTCGTAAGAAACGTAATGGTTTAGCGTTAAGTTCCGAAGAGATACAGTTCTTTGTTAAGGGCATAACCACCAATGCCGTGTCTGAAGGTCAGATTGCCGCATTAGGCATGGCTGTGTACTTTAATGACATGAATATGGATGAAAGAATCGCGTTAACGATTGCAATGCGCGACTCGGGCACTGTGCTTAACTGGCAATCTTTAGGCCTTAACGGACCCGTAATCGACAAGCACAGTACGGGCGGTGTCGGTGATGTTATCAGCCTGATGCTTGGCCCTATGGCCGCCGCCTGTGGTGGTTACGTGCCGATGATTTCAGGCCGTGGCCTAGGCCATACCGGCGGAACCTTAGATAAGTTTGATGCCATTCCGGGTTATCAAACTGAGCCTTCAAGCGAACTGTTCCGTAAAGTCGTTAAAGATGTCGGTGTGGCCATTATCGGTCAAACGGGCGATCTGGTTCCCGCCGATAAACGTTTCTATTCCATCCGTGACAATACCGCGACCGTCGAATCCATCTCCCTTATAACCGCCTCTATTCTTTCTAAGAAATTAGCTTGTAGCTTAGATGCGCTGGCGATGGACGTAAAAGTCGGTAGCGGCGCCTTTATGCCAACCTATGAAGCCTCCGAAGAATTAGCTCGCAGTATCGCGGCGGTGGCTAATGGTGCTGGCACTAAAACCACAGCCTTGCTCACCGATATGAACCAAGTGCTCGCATCCTGTGCGGGTAACGCGGTTGAGGTGAAAGAAGCCATCGATTTCTTAACCGGTGCTTACCGTAATCCTCGCCTCTACGCAGTGACTATGGGGCTATGTGCCGAGATGTTGCTCCTAGGTGGTCTGGCGACCGATGAAGCCGATGCCCGTGCGAAATTGAACCGCGTGCTAGACAACGGCCGTGCTGCCGAGATCTTTGGCAAGATGGTTTCTGGCCTAGGTGGTCCTGTCGATTTTGTTGAAAACTACAGTAAATATCTGCCGCAGTCGCAAATTATTCGTCCAGTGTTTGCCGATACGCAAGGGTTTGCCCACAGCATGGATACACGTGAGCTAGGTTTAGCCGTGGTGACATTAGGTGGCGGCCGCCGTAAGCCCGGCGATGCACTAGACTATAGTGTTGGCCTGACTCAAGTATGCGCCCTGGGCGACAAAATTGACTCATCAACACCGATTGCCGTGATCCATGCGCAATCTGAAGCTGCCTTTGCGGAAGCGGAAAATGCCGTTAAAAAAGCGATTCACATTGGTGAAACCGCCCCTGAAAAAACACCTGAGATCTATGCTTACATTCGTGCATCGGATCTTTAA
- the deoC gene encoding deoxyribose-phosphate aldolase: MTDLKKAAQRAIELMDLTTLNDDDTDQKVIDLCHKAKTAAGNTAAICIYPRFIPIARKTLDEIGAEDIQIATVTNFPHGNDDIAIAVLETRAAVAYGADEVDVVFPYRALMEGNETIGFELVKACKEACGEVLLKVIIESGVLADPALIRRASELSIDAGADFIKTSTGKVPVNATLEAAEIMLTVISEKNPKVGFKPAGGVRDAAQAAEFLGVAERILGADWVSPRTFRFGASSLLNSLLHTLELADAPKPTQGY, translated from the coding sequence ATGACTGATTTAAAAAAAGCAGCACAACGCGCCATCGAGTTAATGGACTTAACCACATTGAATGATGACGACACAGATCAGAAAGTGATCGATCTGTGCCATAAGGCGAAAACCGCCGCAGGTAATACCGCCGCTATCTGTATTTATCCGCGTTTTATCCCTATCGCACGTAAAACCTTAGATGAAATTGGCGCCGAAGATATTCAAATCGCTACTGTGACTAACTTCCCCCACGGCAATGATGATATTGCGATTGCTGTGCTCGAAACCCGCGCCGCAGTCGCCTATGGCGCCGATGAAGTTGATGTAGTTTTCCCATACAGAGCTCTGATGGAAGGTAACGAAACCATAGGTTTTGAATTAGTTAAAGCCTGTAAAGAGGCCTGTGGTGAAGTCTTACTGAAGGTGATTATCGAATCTGGCGTGTTAGCCGATCCTGCACTGATTCGCCGTGCATCTGAACTTTCAATCGATGCTGGTGCTGATTTTATCAAAACCTCTACGGGTAAAGTGCCTGTTAACGCCACCCTAGAAGCCGCCGAAATTATGCTGACTGTGATCAGCGAGAAGAATCCTAAGGTCGGCTTTAAGCCTGCTGGCGGTGTGCGTGATGCTGCCCAAGCCGCAGAGTTCTTAGGGGTTGCCGAACGTATTCTGGGTGCTGACTGGGTGTCTCCACGTACCTTTAGATTTGGGGCTTCAAGCTTACTCAACAGCTTGTTACACACCTTAGAATTAGCCGATGCGCCTAAGCCTACTCAAGGCTATTAA
- a CDS encoding outer membrane protein OmpK, producing MKNVKTLALAATAVAAISGNAFAADRSDLHGSDYKWMQFNAMYSIGEKPDNPATGDQHNYLEMEFGGRSGIFDLYGYVDVFNLANENTKDGDKNPGSGTSKLFMKFAPRVSIDALTGKDLSFGPVQEVYFSTLFNWDGLNGEGVNSTFWGVGADVNVPWLGKTGMNLYGFYDMNAKEWNGYQFSANWFKPFYFFDNKSFLSFQGYIDYQFGADEDKTAFVPKTSDGGNIFFGLYWHSDRYALGYGLKGFKDVYLLEDGAGALALESTGWSHYLSATYKF from the coding sequence ATGAAAAATGTTAAAACTTTAGCTTTAGCCGCTACTGCAGTAGCTGCAATCTCTGGAAACGCATTTGCTGCTGACCGTTCTGACCTGCACGGTTCAGACTACAAGTGGATGCAGTTCAACGCTATGTACTCTATCGGTGAAAAACCTGATAACCCAGCTACTGGCGACCAACACAACTACTTAGAAATGGAGTTCGGCGGCCGTTCTGGCATTTTCGATCTCTATGGTTATGTTGACGTATTCAACTTAGCAAACGAGAACACCAAAGACGGTGACAAGAACCCAGGTTCTGGCACCAGCAAACTGTTCATGAAGTTTGCACCACGTGTATCTATCGATGCATTAACTGGCAAAGATTTATCTTTTGGCCCAGTACAAGAAGTTTACTTCTCTACTCTGTTCAATTGGGATGGTCTGAACGGTGAAGGCGTGAACTCTACATTCTGGGGTGTTGGTGCTGACGTAAACGTGCCTTGGTTAGGCAAAACAGGTATGAACCTGTACGGTTTCTACGACATGAACGCGAAAGAGTGGAACGGTTACCAATTCTCTGCTAACTGGTTCAAGCCTTTCTACTTCTTCGATAATAAGAGCTTCCTGTCATTCCAAGGTTACATCGATTACCAATTCGGTGCTGACGAAGACAAGACTGCTTTCGTACCAAAAACCTCTGACGGTGGTAACATCTTCTTCGGTCTATACTGGCACTCAGATCGTTACGCTCTGGGCTATGGTCTGAAAGGCTTTAAAGACGTTTACCTGTTAGAAGATGGTGCAGGTGCTCTTGCTTTAGAATCAACAGGTTGGTCACACTACCTGTCAGCTACTTACAAGTTCTAA
- a CDS encoding NupC/NupG family nucleoside CNT transporter: MNILMSLVGVVVLLAIGFLLSNNKKAINLRTVGGALAIQAAFGGFVLYVPVGKDILKSVSDAVSSVIGYAQNGIGFLFGDLANFKLGFIFAVNVLPVIVFFSSLIAVLYYLGVMQWIIRIIGGALQKALGTSRTESMSATANIFVGQTEAPLVVRPFIPTMTQSELFAIMVGGLASIAGSVLAGYAQMGVPIEYLVAASFMAAPGGLLMAKLMHPETETAKNDMDELPEDPDKPANVLDAAAAGASSGMHLALNVGAMLLAFVGLIAMINGIIGGVGGWFGVEGLTLELILGYVFMPLAFLIGVPWNEALVAGSFIGQKIIVNEFVAYLNFAPYLKDIADGGMVVAETGLAMTDRTKAIISFALCGFANLSSIAILLGGLGAMAPNRRHDLAKMGIRAVIAGSLANLMSATIAGLFLAI; the protein is encoded by the coding sequence ATGAATATATTGATGAGTTTAGTAGGGGTGGTCGTCCTACTTGCGATAGGTTTCCTCCTATCGAATAACAAAAAAGCAATTAATCTGCGTACAGTGGGTGGCGCTTTAGCTATCCAGGCCGCCTTCGGTGGTTTTGTACTGTACGTTCCTGTCGGTAAAGATATTCTGAAAAGTGTATCTGACGCCGTCTCTAGCGTGATTGGCTATGCACAAAACGGTATTGGCTTCCTGTTTGGCGATTTAGCTAACTTCAAACTTGGCTTTATCTTCGCTGTTAACGTATTGCCAGTTATCGTGTTCTTCTCTTCTCTTATCGCTGTTCTGTACTACTTAGGCGTTATGCAGTGGATCATCCGTATTATCGGTGGTGCACTACAAAAAGCATTGGGCACAAGCCGTACTGAATCTATGTCAGCGACTGCTAACATCTTCGTTGGTCAAACTGAAGCGCCGTTAGTGGTTCGTCCATTCATTCCAACTATGACGCAATCTGAATTGTTTGCGATCATGGTCGGTGGTTTAGCTTCTATCGCGGGTTCTGTATTAGCAGGCTATGCGCAAATGGGCGTGCCTATTGAGTACTTAGTTGCTGCGTCATTCATGGCGGCACCAGGTGGTCTATTAATGGCTAAGCTGATGCACCCAGAAACTGAAACCGCTAAAAACGATATGGATGAGCTGCCAGAAGATCCTGATAAGCCAGCTAACGTGTTAGACGCTGCTGCTGCGGGTGCTTCATCTGGTATGCACTTAGCGCTGAACGTAGGTGCCATGCTGTTAGCCTTCGTTGGTTTGATTGCGATGATCAACGGTATTATTGGTGGTGTGGGCGGTTGGTTTGGTGTTGAAGGTTTAACACTGGAACTGATCCTAGGTTATGTATTCATGCCTTTAGCCTTCCTAATCGGTGTGCCTTGGAACGAAGCTTTAGTTGCTGGTTCTTTCATCGGTCAAAAGATCATTGTTAACGAATTCGTTGCTTACCTGAACTTTGCTCCATACTTAAAAGACATTGCTGACGGCGGTATGGTCGTTGCTGAAACGGGTTTAGCTATGACTGACAGAACTAAGGCGATTATTTCGTTTGCTCTGTGTGGTTTCGCTAACTTGTCTTCAATTGCGATTCTGCTTGGTGGTTTAGGTGCTATGGCGCCTAACCGTCGCCATGATTTAGCGAAAATGGGTATTCGTGCGGTTATCGCCGGCTCACTCGCTAACTTAATGAGCGCCACAATTGCGGGTCTGTTCTTAGCTATCTAA
- a CDS encoding TatD family hydrolase, translated as MLDTHAHLDFPEFDADREQVVQRMHQAGISNLIIPGVSPDHWQKQLAVAQQYQAYFALGIHPWFCPEDVDAGILALTSQVTSLLECPRFVAIGECGLDALYPSTWARQLAFFEAQLALAKSVHLPVIVHSVKTHAEVLACLKKHQLPRGGVIHAFSGSVEIAQEYIKLGFKLGIGGLIMNPNAKKLLKTVAELSLESFLLETDSPAMTPLNVTEKRNQPANAALFIDKIATLQKKSSVLISEHLVLNAMQLFDL; from the coding sequence ATGTTAGATACCCACGCGCATCTAGATTTTCCTGAGTTTGATGCAGACCGTGAGCAAGTGGTTCAGCGTATGCATCAAGCTGGGATCAGTAATCTGATTATCCCTGGCGTTTCCCCCGACCACTGGCAAAAACAACTCGCCGTTGCACAACAATATCAAGCCTATTTTGCATTAGGCATCCATCCTTGGTTTTGCCCAGAGGATGTTGATGCTGGGATCTTGGCATTAACATCTCAAGTGACTTCGTTACTCGAATGTCCTCGTTTTGTTGCTATTGGTGAATGTGGCTTAGATGCGCTTTATCCCTCAACTTGGGCGCGGCAGTTAGCTTTTTTTGAGGCGCAACTGGCGTTAGCTAAATCCGTTCATCTGCCGGTTATTGTCCATAGCGTGAAAACCCATGCCGAGGTTTTAGCCTGTTTGAAAAAGCATCAACTGCCTAGAGGCGGCGTGATACATGCTTTCTCTGGCAGTGTTGAGATTGCACAAGAATATATCAAATTAGGTTTTAAGCTTGGGATTGGTGGTTTGATTATGAACCCCAACGCCAAAAAATTGCTCAAAACAGTCGCTGAATTATCGCTCGAAAGCTTCCTACTTGAGACTGATTCTCCCGCCATGACGCCGTTAAATGTTACTGAAAAACGTAACCAGCCCGCCAATGCTGCGCTTTTTATCGACAAAATTGCAACTTTGCAAAAAAAATCAAGTGTTCTAATATCAGAACACTTAGTGTTGAATGCTATGCAACTGTTTGACCTTTAG
- the prfC gene encoding peptide chain release factor 3 yields MSGNKVEVDKRRTFAIISHPDAGKTTITEKVLLFGNALQKAGTVKGKKSGQHAKSDWMEMEKDRGISITTSVMQFPYGGALVNLLDTPGHEDFSEDTYRTLTAVDSCLMVIDSAKGVEDRTIKLMEVTRLRDTPIVTFMNKLDRDIRDPIDLMDEVENVLNIACAPITWPIGSGKEFKGIYHILRDEVVLYQGGMGHTIQERRVIEGINNPDLDKAIGSYAADLRDEMELVRGASNEFDHAAFLRGELTPVFFGTALGNFGVDHILDGIVEWAPKPLPRESDVRTIMPDEEKFTGFVFKIQANMDPKHRDRVAFMRVCSGRYEQGMKMHHVRIGKDVNVSDALTFMAGDRERAEVAYPGDIIGLHNHGTIRIGDTFTQGEKFRFTGVPNFAPEMFRRIRLRDPLKQKQLLKGLVQLSEEGAVQVFRPLDTNDLIVGAVGVLQFEVVVGRLKSEYNVEAIYEGISVSTARWVYCKDERKLEEFRRKCSQNLALDGGDNLTYIAPTMVNLNLSMERYPDIEFAKTREH; encoded by the coding sequence ATGTCAGGCAATAAAGTAGAGGTCGATAAACGTCGCACCTTCGCGATCATATCGCACCCCGACGCGGGTAAAACAACCATTACCGAAAAAGTGCTGTTATTCGGAAACGCTTTGCAAAAAGCGGGTACGGTTAAAGGCAAAAAATCGGGTCAGCATGCTAAGTCTGACTGGATGGAAATGGAGAAGGACCGTGGTATTTCTATTACTACGTCTGTGATGCAATTCCCCTACGGTGGCGCCCTCGTTAACCTACTCGACACGCCTGGTCACGAAGATTTCTCGGAAGATACCTACCGTACTCTCACCGCAGTGGACTCATGTCTTATGGTCATCGACTCCGCGAAGGGTGTTGAAGATCGCACCATCAAGTTGATGGAAGTGACCCGTCTGCGTGATACGCCGATCGTGACCTTTATGAACAAACTCGACCGTGATATCCGTGATCCTATTGATCTGATGGATGAAGTCGAAAACGTACTCAATATCGCCTGTGCACCTATTACTTGGCCTATCGGCAGCGGTAAAGAATTCAAAGGTATTTACCATATTCTGCGTGATGAAGTGGTGCTTTATCAAGGTGGTATGGGACACACTATTCAAGAACGTCGAGTGATTGAAGGCATTAATAATCCAGATTTAGATAAAGCGATTGGCAGCTATGCGGCTGATTTGCGTGATGAGATGGAATTAGTGCGCGGCGCATCGAACGAGTTTGACCATGCGGCTTTCTTGAGAGGCGAGTTGACGCCAGTCTTCTTTGGTACTGCATTAGGTAACTTCGGTGTGGATCATATTCTCGACGGTATCGTCGAGTGGGCGCCTAAGCCATTACCGCGCGAAAGCGATGTACGGACGATCATGCCGGATGAAGAGAAGTTCACCGGTTTCGTGTTTAAAATTCAAGCTAACATGGATCCCAAACACCGTGACCGTGTCGCCTTTATGCGTGTCTGTTCGGGCCGTTATGAGCAAGGCATGAAAATGCACCATGTTCGAATTGGTAAGGACGTTAACGTAAGCGATGCTCTAACCTTTATGGCGGGCGACCGTGAGCGCGCCGAAGTGGCTTATCCTGGCGATATCATTGGTTTACATAACCACGGTACTATCCGTATTGGTGATACTTTTACCCAAGGTGAAAAGTTTCGTTTTACAGGTGTGCCTAACTTTGCGCCGGAAATGTTCCGCCGTATTCGTCTGCGTGATCCGCTTAAACAAAAGCAATTGCTGAAAGGTTTAGTACAGTTATCTGAAGAAGGTGCTGTGCAGGTCTTCCGTCCATTAGACACCAACGATTTGATCGTCGGCGCTGTGGGTGTACTGCAGTTTGAAGTGGTTGTTGGTCGTCTGAAGAGTGAATATAACGTCGAAGCTATTTACGAAGGCATTAGCGTTTCTACTGCTCGCTGGGTTTATTGTAAGGATGAGCGTAAGCTAGAAGAATTCCGCCGCAAGTGCAGCCAAAACTTGGCCCTCGATGGTGGTGATAACTTAACTTATATTGCGCCAACTATGGTTAACCTTAATCTTTCGATGGAAAGATACCCTGATATAGAGTTTGCGAAAACCCGCGAGCATTAA
- the nlpI gene encoding lipoprotein NlpI, whose translation MSLKIRTAIVAVLAAASLMLAGCATTQSPLENHNDVEGKLVVAPVMPDYKVEVTLAKLNEILSAVELTNEQRARFHYDRGVIYDSVGLRLLARIDFMQALKLQPDLADAYNFLGIYYTQEGDYDSAYEAFDGVLELSPNYDYAYLNRGIALYYGDRNDLAVKDMQAFYAGDNKDGYRALWLYLIQSKGNVTEAKRQLQEHRQGLEADAWSTVIVDHYLGLKSRDDVFAAAKSGLTHPKEYAERLCEAYFYLAKMAIETKQYQDAANYLRLALATNIYDFVEHRYARIELAKVKGLLEEAK comes from the coding sequence ATGAGTCTTAAAATTAGAACCGCTATTGTTGCTGTGCTGGCGGCTGCCAGCCTGATGTTGGCTGGATGTGCAACCACTCAGTCTCCCTTAGAGAACCACAATGATGTTGAAGGTAAGTTAGTCGTTGCCCCAGTAATGCCCGATTATAAAGTCGAAGTGACACTGGCGAAACTCAATGAAATTTTATCCGCCGTCGAGTTAACCAATGAACAAAGGGCTCGTTTTCACTATGACCGCGGTGTGATTTATGACAGCGTAGGTTTAAGGCTGTTGGCGCGCATTGATTTTATGCAAGCGTTGAAGCTCCAGCCCGATCTGGCCGATGCCTATAATTTCCTTGGAATTTATTACACCCAAGAAGGCGATTACGACAGTGCCTATGAGGCCTTCGATGGGGTATTAGAGCTCTCACCTAATTATGATTATGCCTATTTAAATCGTGGTATAGCCCTCTATTATGGCGATCGTAATGATCTTGCGGTAAAGGATATGCAAGCCTTTTATGCTGGCGATAATAAAGATGGCTACCGTGCATTGTGGTTGTATTTGATCCAATCAAAAGGCAATGTGACCGAAGCCAAGCGTCAATTACAGGAACACCGTCAGGGCCTAGAGGCCGATGCTTGGTCAACTGTGATCGTTGACCATTATCTTGGTTTAAAAAGCCGTGATGACGTATTTGCCGCGGCAAAATCGGGGCTGACTCACCCCAAAGAATATGCTGAGCGTTTATGTGAGGCGTATTTCTATTTAGCCAAAATGGCGATAGAGACTAAGCAATATCAGGATGCCGCTAACTATTTACGCCTTGCTCTTGCGACCAATATCTATGATTTTGTCGAACACAGATATGCACGCATCGAACTCGCAAAAGTTAAAGGCTTGCTAGAAGAAGCAAAATAA
- the pnp gene encoding polyribonucleotide nucleotidyltransferase: MNPIVKSFEYGQHTVTLETGVIARQADAAVLASMGDTTVLVTVVGKKEAEAGRDFFPLTVNYQEKTYAAGKIPGGFFKREGRPSEDETLIARLIDRPIRPLFPNGFKNEVQVIITVVSVDPQIEPDIISMIGTSAALAISGIPFSGPLGAARVGYINGEYVLNPTVAQIETSQLNLVVAGTESAVLMVESEAQALPEEVMLGSVVYGHDQQQVVIKAIAEFKAEAGKPMWNWTAPVQDETLVAQIKELAEAGLGDAYKIQVKQDRYAQVSVVKAAVKEALLASNPDIDLREVDNLLGSLEKKVVRGRIIRGEPRIDGREPDMIRALSVLAGVLPRTHGSALFTRGETQALVTCTLGTERDAQKIDSIMGERTNRFMLHYNFPPYSVGETGMVGSPKRREIGHGKLAWRGINAVMPSAAEFPYSVRVVSEITESNGSSSMASVCGTSLALMDAGVPIKTSVAGIAMGLVKEGDDFVVLSDILGDEDHLGDMDFKVAGTRNGITALQMDIKIEGITKEIMEIALQQAYGARVHILNVMDQAIGSHRDDISDHAPRITTIKINPEKIRDVIGKGGAVIRALTEETGTTIELEDDGTVKIASSNGEATKEAIRRIEEITSEVEVGRIYNGKVIRIVDFGAFVNILPGKDGLVHISQISDERVANVSDHLELNQEVTVKVMEVDRQGRVRLSIKEAQTKEAAAE; the protein is encoded by the coding sequence GTGAATCCAATTGTAAAGAGTTTTGAGTATGGTCAACATACAGTCACCCTAGAAACGGGTGTTATAGCGCGTCAAGCCGATGCAGCCGTGTTAGCGAGTATGGGTGACACGACAGTGTTAGTCACTGTTGTAGGTAAAAAAGAAGCCGAAGCCGGTCGTGACTTTTTCCCTCTGACTGTTAACTATCAAGAAAAGACCTACGCAGCGGGTAAAATTCCTGGTGGTTTCTTTAAGCGTGAAGGTCGTCCTTCAGAAGATGAGACATTAATCGCTCGTCTGATTGACCGCCCAATTCGTCCTCTTTTCCCTAATGGTTTCAAAAACGAAGTTCAAGTGATCATCACTGTGGTTTCTGTCGATCCACAAATCGAGCCAGATATCATTTCCATGATCGGTACTTCAGCGGCACTGGCTATTTCTGGTATTCCATTCAGCGGTCCTTTAGGTGCGGCTCGTGTGGGTTATATCAATGGCGAATACGTACTAAACCCAACTGTTGCTCAAATCGAGACCAGCCAACTGAACTTAGTGGTTGCAGGTACCGAAAGCGCAGTGTTAATGGTGGAATCAGAAGCCCAAGCATTACCAGAAGAAGTGATGTTAGGTTCTGTTGTTTATGGTCACGATCAACAACAAGTGGTTATTAAAGCGATTGCTGAATTTAAAGCAGAAGCCGGCAAACCAATGTGGAATTGGACCGCACCAGTACAAGATGAAACCTTAGTCGCTCAAATTAAAGAGTTGGCTGAAGCGGGTTTAGGCGATGCCTATAAAATCCAAGTTAAACAAGATCGTTATGCTCAAGTTTCTGTCGTTAAAGCGGCAGTAAAAGAAGCTTTGTTAGCCAGCAATCCAGACATTGATTTGCGTGAAGTTGACAATTTACTGGGCAGCTTAGAGAAGAAAGTGGTTCGTGGTCGCATTATTCGTGGCGAGCCTCGTATCGATGGTCGTGAACCAGACATGATCCGTGCATTAAGCGTGTTAGCGGGCGTATTGCCACGTACTCACGGTAGCGCACTGTTCACCCGTGGTGAAACTCAGGCCCTAGTGACTTGTACTTTAGGTACTGAACGTGATGCACAGAAGATCGACAGCATCATGGGCGAGCGCACTAACCGTTTCATGCTGCACTATAACTTCCCTCCATACTCTGTTGGTGAAACAGGCATGGTGGGTTCACCTAAGCGCCGCGAAATCGGTCATGGTAAGTTAGCTTGGCGCGGTATCAACGCAGTTATGCCTTCAGCGGCTGAATTCCCATACAGCGTGCGCGTGGTATCTGAAATCACTGAATCTAACGGTTCAAGCTCTATGGCGTCAGTCTGCGGTACTTCACTTGCGCTGATGGATGCCGGTGTACCTATCAAGACTTCTGTGGCGGGTATCGCTATGGGTCTAGTGAAAGAAGGCGATGATTTCGTTGTTCTTTCTGACATCTTAGGTGATGAAGACCATTTAGGTGATATGGACTTTAAAGTGGCGGGTACCCGTAACGGTATTACTGCACTGCAGATGGATATCAAGATCGAAGGTATCACTAAAGAAATCATGGAAATCGCACTGCAACAAGCTTATGGCGCACGTGTGCATATCCTGAACGTGATGGATCAAGCCATTGGTTCACACCGTGATGATATTTCTGATCATGCTCCACGCATCACAACGATCAAAATCAACCCAGAAAAAATCCGTGACGTTATCGGTAAAGGCGGCGCAGTCATTCGCGCTCTGACCGAAGAAACCGGCACTACGATTGAACTGGAAGATGATGGTACTGTGAAGATTGCCTCTTCAAATGGCGAAGCAACTAAAGAAGCTATCCGTCGTATCGAAGAAATCACTTCAGAAGTAGAAGTGGGTCGTATCTACAATGGTAAGGTTATCCGTATCGTTGATTTCGGTGCCTTCGTGAACATTCTTCCAGGCAAAGATGGTTTAGTACACATTTCACAGATCAGTGATGAGCGTGTGGCTAACGTGTCAGATCACCTTGAGCTGAACCAAGAAGTGACAGTTAAAGTCATGGAAGTGGATCGTCAAGGCCGTGTAAGACTGTCAATTAAAGAAGCACAAACCAAAGAAGCTGCTGCAGAATAA